A window of the Planococcus citri chromosome 4, ihPlaCitr1.1, whole genome shotgun sequence genome harbors these coding sequences:
- the LOC135843522 gene encoding fibroblast growth factor receptor 2-like yields MQGVHRIISQVHPNGNNYRAKNGSCSLSNSYAVIRDVDIKRLSTTTATPTTTKTTPTTLKTTETTSKATPTTTKATTNSTTIDNPSTSTTSSTTRSNPTNSSSITFNATYYSKYFRVYIKLMEAYTYDFDDHSSSIFQEYERKVTTGVKEIFSMPDFARARLVAILSTFDISQSRAVVDLEFSDVVSETHVGDTLSGQLASYKKIGSLTASPEKPFVINFRQNLPFRCSPTEIPCKNSSKCVPSSGRCDKNATCLDGSDEEECPGADRCTDENDKFSCPHSGGILVCASVKCDGKKDCPGGEDEPPTCDKTPGQESSQPTFGKDDMIMKISVTALGMILIIGVICGILFFCKYKREMRQKDTQIAEMTQLVKKIVVKKQINIDDDFPDVLNMPVVSIERLKSGKVKNGMVSVGEYEMSLDESWEYPRQNLHLGETLGEGEFGKVVQAEARNIWERGNGIVTVAVKMLKDDHMDSDMIDLVSEMELMKLLGSHQNILRLLGCCSQGGPLLVITEYAQNGNLKNCLQKHLHHSIKMEESTLLTYARQIAQGMVYLSSIKCIHRDLAARNILVTAQFTMKIADFGLARDVRHTEYYKKTSNGRLPIKWMAPEALFHNKYTTQSDVWSYGILFWEIITLGDNPYPSIEDFTGLRNALMQNYRMEKPPNASTNVYNLMMDCWNFEPEDRPNFLSIVERLEELLTDSDTKVVDGSYPLEKSEESDSRSVISTTESSEDENEIRKPILK; encoded by the exons ATGCAGGGAGTGCATAGAATAATTTCACAAGTACATCCCAATGGTAACAATTACCGAGCTAAAAACGGATCATGTTCTCTATCCAATTcct ACGCAGTGATCCGGGACGTCGACATCAAGCGTTTATCCACCACCACAGCCACCCCCACCACCACAAAAACCACCCCCACTACCTTAAAAACCACCGAAACAACCTCAAAAGCCACCCCCACTACCACCAAAGCCACCACCAATTCCACCACAATTGATAACCCTTCCACCTCAACTACTTCCTCTACAACTCGCTCCAATCCTACAAATTCTTCTAGCATCACCTTTAACGCAACGTACTATTcga AGTATTTTCGAGTTTATATCAAGCTTATGGAGGCTTACACTTATGATTTCGATGACCATTCCAGCTCAATATTTCAAGAATACGAGCGTAAAGTTACTACCGGTGTTAAAGAAATATTCTCTATGCCAGATTTTGCCCGAGCGCGCTTAGTGGCTATTTT AAGTACATTTGACATATCTCAGTCGAGGGCTGTAGTAGATCTCGAGTTTTCTGATGTTGTTAGTGAGACACATGTCGGAGACACATTATCTGGTCAGTTAGcctcttataaaaaaattggttcgTTGACTGCATCTCCGGAAAAACCTTTTGTTATCAATTTCAGAC AAAATCTTCCTTTCCGGTGTTCTCCTACGGAAATCCCCTGCAAGAATTCGTCTAAATGTGTCCCATCATCAGGCAGATGCGATAAAAACGCCACATGTCTGGATGGAAGTGATGAGGAAGAGTGTCCGGGCGCAG ATCGATGTACAGATGAGAATGATAAATTCTCTTGTCCCCATTCTGGTGGAATACTGGTTTGTGCCAGTGTTAAATGCGACGGAAAAAAGGATTGCCCTGGTGGCGAAGACGAACCTCCAACTTGTGATAAGACCCCAGGCCAAG AATCATCACAACCTACGTTTGGAAAAGATGACATGATAATGAAGATATCGGTCACCGCGCTAGGAATGATATTGATAATCGGAGTAATATGTGGCATactttttttctgcaaatacaAAAG AGAAATGAGACAAAAAGATACCCAAATCGCGGAAATGACACAATTGGTGAAAAAGATTGTAGTGAAGAAACAAATCAACATCGATGACGATTTTCCCGATGTTTTG AATATGCCTGTCGTTTCAATTGAACGTTTGAAATCTGGTAAAGTTAAAAATGGCATGGTTTCGGTAGGCGAATATGAAATGTCATTAGATGAAAGTTGGGAGTATCCTCGACAAAATTTACACTTGGGGGAAACATTGGGCGAAGGCGAATTTGGGAAAGTAGTGCAAGCCGAGGCAAGGAATATTTGGGAACGTGGAAATGGCATTGTAACCGTGGCAGTAAAAATGCTCAAGG ATGATCACATGGATTCAGACATGATAGACTTGGTATCTGAAatggaattgatgaaattacttGGAAGTCACCAGAACATCCTTCGACTTCTTGGCTGCTGCAGCCAAGGAGGACCATTGCTTGTAATTACAGAATATGCCCAAAACGGAAACCTCAAGAATTGTCTGCAAAAACATCTTCATCATTCCATAAAAATGGAAGAAAGTACTCTCTTGACTTATGCTCGTCAAATTGCACAGGGAATGGTTTATCTGTCTTCAATAAAA tGTATTCATCGAGATTTGGCTGCTCGCAATATCCTTGTAACAGCTCAGTTCACGATGAAAATAGCTGATTTTGGCCTCGCCCGAGATGTGAGGCATACAGAATACTACAAGAAGACATCAAATGGCCGACTACCCATAAAATGGATGGCTCCAGAAGCTTTATTTCACAACAAATACACAACTCAATCTGACGT ctgGTCTTACGGCATATTGTTTTGGGAGATTATAACGCTGGGTGATAATCCGTATCCGTCAATCGAGGATTTCACCGGGCTACGAAATGCTTTAATGCAAAATTATCGAATGGAAAAACCCCCAAATGCATCCACAAATGT ATACAATTTGATGATGGATTGCTGGAATTTTGAACCCGAGGATCGTCCAAATTTCTTGTCAATAGTAGAACGCCTAGAAGAATTATTGACCGATAGTGATACTAAG GTTGTTGATGGGTCTTACCCTTTGGAAAAATCTGAAGAATCCGACTCACGAAGCGTTATTTCCACAACGGAATCCagtgaagatgaaaatgaaattagaaaacctattttgaaatga